The following are from one region of the Gemmatimonadota bacterium genome:
- a CDS encoding Gfo/Idh/MocA family oxidoreductase: MNAIAVIGTGYIGGEHIKAISVHSNAHLRTICTTPRSEQIARDLQATYGADKISTEYDSVLSDAEIDIIYLCTPNSQHVDQAVAALDAGKHVFVEKPLAVTVEDCQKIVDAAKRSGRQVMVGHGARFSNIFETIYHLVHNGTLGEACFVEGDYIHDLKPFLPLPGHDWWMDTEKEGQLPIIGGACHPLDLMRWLAGEIVEVSAYGINKNIPDAPWYDTVISNLKFESGALGKCLVSCGAEIPYNLNFSYHGTRGSIHNNKLFIGGMPHVEEWSELPIEIRAEDHTCLQELDHFLSCIERGVKPLIDEIDGARSVAVCCAIIESIENNRPATVFLDF, encoded by the coding sequence ATGAACGCGATTGCCGTGATAGGAACGGGCTATATCGGTGGCGAACACATCAAAGCCATCTCAGTGCATTCCAATGCACATTTGCGAACAATATGTACAACGCCGCGCAGCGAACAAATCGCAAGAGATCTGCAAGCGACATACGGCGCAGATAAAATATCGACAGAGTACGATAGCGTCCTATCTGACGCCGAAATCGACATCATTTATCTCTGCACGCCCAACTCTCAACACGTAGATCAAGCCGTCGCCGCGCTCGATGCGGGCAAGCACGTCTTCGTGGAAAAACCCCTCGCGGTTACAGTTGAAGACTGTCAAAAAATCGTCGATGCAGCCAAACGATCCGGGCGACAAGTTATGGTTGGTCACGGCGCGCGATTTAGCAACATATTTGAAACCATTTACCACCTCGTTCACAACGGTACGCTGGGAGAAGCCTGTTTTGTGGAAGGCGACTACATCCACGACCTCAAACCCTTCTTGCCTCTGCCCGGTCACGACTGGTGGATGGATACAGAAAAAGAAGGCCAACTGCCCATTATCGGTGGGGCCTGCCATCCCCTGGACCTCATGCGATGGCTCGCTGGAGAAATCGTTGAAGTCAGCGCGTATGGCATAAACAAAAATATTCCCGACGCACCCTGGTACGACACGGTTATCTCAAACTTAAAATTTGAATCCGGTGCCCTGGGCAAATGCCTGGTCTCTTGCGGCGCAGAAATTCCCTATAACCTCAACTTTAGCTACCACGGCACAAGAGGCTCTATTCACAACAACAAACTCTTCATCGGCGGTATGCCCCACGTCGAAGAATGGTCTGAACTCCCAATTGAAATTCGCGCAGAAGACCATACGTGCCTCCAGGAACTCGACCACTTTCTATCCTGCATTGAGCGAGGCGTAAAACCGCTTATCGACGAGATTGACGGTGCGAGGTCAGTCGCCGTATGCTGCGCCATCATTGAATCCATTGAAAACAATCGCCCGGCAACCGTATTCCTGGATTTTTAA
- a CDS encoding GNAT family N-acetyltransferase, protein MNNRTSSIRMHRSLSHPLPEYTEPEGFTIRVLQPGEEEEWIRMKNEAFGDEGGKPWTIDNFHSTFTREPCCDYNRIFVGLKGDYMVATASAWEAHYGGKTVGLIHWVGTDPKYRGHGLGYAISLLALKELVARGYADAYLNTALWREPAVRLYKRLGFRITPKTEDT, encoded by the coding sequence ATGAATAATCGCACAAGCAGCATCCGCATGCACCGCTCTCTCAGCCATCCACTTCCCGAATACACTGAGCCTGAAGGCTTCACAATTCGTGTGCTTCAGCCCGGAGAAGAAGAAGAATGGATTCGCATGAAAAATGAAGCTTTTGGCGATGAAGGCGGAAAACCCTGGACCATCGACAATTTTCACTCCACATTCACTCGCGAACCGTGTTGCGACTACAATCGCATCTTTGTCGGCCTCAAAGGCGATTATATGGTAGCAACTGCCAGCGCGTGGGAAGCCCATTACGGAGGAAAAACAGTTGGCCTTATCCACTGGGTTGGTACCGACCCCAAATACCGAGGACATGGACTCGGTTATGCCATCTCACTTCTCGCCCTCAAAGAACTCGTTGCCCGCGGATATGCCGACGCCTATCTCAACACAGCCCTCTGGCGTGAACCCGCTGTGCGCCTCTACAAACGCCTGGGCTTTCGCATCACCCCAAAAACCGAAGACACCTGA
- a CDS encoding Gfo/Idh/MocA family oxidoreductase produces MKTPIRILLVGCGRMALGHASGLESLGELGVIIAGVDPSEDARNNLKTQYGVSTTFDNLDDALANVEADAAIIAVPNFLHRDYTIACLEKGLHTLIEKPMALTLADVDDMIATAEAKGKLLMSGQSQRFSTAIRQVKKLLEEKAVGKIRHVIHRRLGSGRGGDENSWFARQELSGGILPGIGVHSLDVLLWWIDEKAVSVSAIVQNIDPHPDIDIEDEVSLIATTESNAILNCALSFHHRAGTEWTVMGDEGVIHLNGTSGPLLLNGKEQHIPETVHLAGEPTIHLEFLTAIRDNRPLAQASAQDVRKTMALIFASMESGKTGKTVSVSR; encoded by the coding sequence ATGAAAACTCCTATTCGCATTTTGCTCGTCGGTTGCGGGCGCATGGCTTTAGGCCATGCCAGCGGTTTGGAATCCCTGGGAGAACTCGGCGTCATTATCGCCGGTGTTGATCCATCCGAAGACGCACGCAATAATCTAAAAACCCAATATGGTGTGTCAACTACCTTTGACAACCTCGACGACGCGCTTGCAAACGTGGAAGCAGATGCTGCAATTATTGCCGTGCCCAACTTCCTGCACCGCGATTACACCATTGCCTGTCTGGAAAAGGGGTTGCACACCCTCATCGAAAAACCCATGGCGCTTACCCTCGCAGATGTCGATGACATGATCGCTACAGCCGAAGCCAAAGGCAAATTGCTCATGTCTGGACAGAGCCAGCGTTTTTCAACAGCGATTCGCCAGGTCAAAAAGCTACTCGAAGAAAAAGCTGTGGGAAAAATTCGCCACGTCATCCACCGCAGACTCGGATCGGGTCGCGGCGGCGACGAAAATAGCTGGTTTGCGCGTCAGGAATTGTCGGGCGGCATTCTACCCGGCATTGGCGTCCACTCGCTCGATGTACTCTTATGGTGGATAGACGAAAAAGCCGTATCCGTCTCGGCAATCGTGCAAAATATCGATCCACACCCCGATATCGACATTGAAGACGAAGTCTCCCTCATCGCCACAACAGAAAGCAATGCCATCCTCAACTGCGCCCTCTCATTTCACCATCGTGCAGGCACGGAATGGACCGTAATGGGCGATGAAGGCGTCATTCACCTCAACGGCACCAGCGGACCTTTATTGCTCAATGGCAAAGAACAGCACATACCCGAAACCGTTCACCTCGCTGGCGAACCCACCATTCACCTCGAATTTCTCACAGCCATCCGCGACAATCGCCCCCTCGCGCAAGCATCAGCGCAAGATGTACGCAAAACAATGGCACTCATCTTTGCCTCAATGGAATCGGGTAAAACTGGAAAAACTGTATCTGTTTCCAGATAG
- a CDS encoding cupin domain-containing protein — protein sequence MAYIKNWRDQQPEVAHLSAIRWPGLRQRNAEPKHGEDDSPQLHNIQGIVKHGLQGRKTSDHHKHAQMEQAYYIISGSGEVLVGEDRFAVRPGDAVYLPADIYHQMFNDMNDEWLEHLVLSKNIDTEPGGECVIRNWEDVLPVSDGAGAIRWHQLGPAGEENTGCLKSIAFIDREAVQPGQQSIARCYDGIELGFWILENRGILVTSDGEQHITEGDVVHLPPGMSYHIKNPHSEWFSYMIIAG from the coding sequence ATGGCATACATCAAAAACTGGCGAGACCAGCAACCCGAGGTGGCGCACCTGAGCGCGATTCGCTGGCCGGGGTTAAGACAGAGAAATGCGGAACCCAAACACGGTGAAGACGACTCACCTCAGTTACACAATATTCAGGGCATCGTCAAACACGGACTTCAAGGACGCAAAACCTCCGACCACCACAAACACGCACAAATGGAACAGGCGTATTATATCATCAGCGGCAGCGGCGAGGTCCTCGTGGGAGAAGACCGCTTTGCCGTACGTCCCGGCGACGCCGTGTATTTGCCCGCGGATATTTACCATCAGATGTTCAACGACATGAACGACGAATGGCTCGAGCACCTCGTCCTTAGCAAAAATATCGACACCGAACCCGGGGGCGAATGTGTGATTCGCAACTGGGAAGACGTTTTACCCGTAAGCGATGGCGCAGGCGCGATTCGCTGGCATCAACTCGGCCCTGCAGGCGAAGAAAACACAGGATGCTTAAAATCCATTGCCTTCATCGACCGCGAAGCCGTACAACCCGGTCAGCAGAGCATTGCGCGATGTTACGACGGTATAGAACTCGGCTTCTGGATCCTCGAAAACAGGGGCATCCTCGTCACATCTGATGGTGAACAGCACATCACTGAAGGCGATGTGGTTCACTTACCCCCTGGCATGTCCTATCACATCAAAAATCCCCACAGCGAATGGTTTAGCTATATGATTATTGCCGGATGA
- a CDS encoding MotA/TolQ/ExbB proton channel family protein, which produces MIYVEIPYYMSKYREYMAQILNHPILKKSPIAQVALYLATLFVGLYICTKAAIWLDGAITGLQGGQVLQGGTFWKALTVTFQQPDNPKQKIAVTDIRFKNVDRFLPIAVIVHTQGSDVTYHTGTQREWIAIPDVPVDSLVIRTRNASHSAVIDDLSFQYNNRSYAMDFDHTADGPIAPNTQMLEYKFEDIQIAFAADNAVPTVVRGGDLAESIGRYISNISGPLSTVLILLLIALPFYMVVRYAQVLSHDLSPDRFFTNSDAQIVQKQGINLLWGGQYNADYALSENTELYAILTSVESEIASDQARLVERCTDKIYLLFDEIEDRLSEGFGMLGLLSLSMGLLGTVIGMIDAFKILEDTMKVGEGPAQTQLKMAHYINFALVTTAIGFLGRILSMILIRKTKARSLQHRARMLNLVQHFYQIDTGERKEIGD; this is translated from the coding sequence ATGATATACGTGGAGATTCCTTATTACATGTCCAAATACCGAGAATACATGGCACAGATTCTAAATCATCCCATTCTAAAAAAAAGTCCCATTGCCCAGGTAGCACTCTATCTCGCTACCCTTTTTGTTGGCCTCTATATCTGCACAAAAGCGGCGATCTGGCTCGATGGAGCTATCACCGGACTGCAAGGTGGGCAAGTCCTTCAGGGAGGAACTTTTTGGAAGGCACTTACCGTCACATTCCAACAACCCGACAATCCAAAGCAAAAAATTGCAGTCACGGATATCCGCTTTAAGAATGTAGATCGTTTTTTACCCATCGCCGTAATCGTACACACACAGGGAAGTGACGTAACCTATCATACCGGTACGCAACGCGAATGGATCGCAATACCCGACGTGCCCGTCGATAGCCTCGTCATTCGTACGCGCAACGCCAGCCACAGTGCGGTGATTGACGATTTGAGCTTTCAGTACAACAACCGGAGCTATGCGATGGACTTTGACCATACAGCCGATGGTCCTATTGCGCCCAATACGCAGATGCTCGAATACAAGTTTGAGGACATCCAAATCGCATTTGCAGCCGACAATGCCGTACCCACGGTTGTTCGCGGCGGTGATTTGGCCGAATCCATCGGACGCTATATCTCCAACATCAGCGGTCCACTTTCTACGGTTTTGATCTTGCTCTTGATTGCCCTGCCCTTCTATATGGTTGTGCGCTATGCTCAGGTTTTATCTCACGACTTATCACCCGACCGCTTCTTCACCAATTCCGATGCGCAAATCGTTCAGAAGCAGGGTATTAACCTGCTATGGGGCGGTCAATACAACGCCGATTACGCCCTATCTGAAAACACAGAACTCTATGCTATCCTTACATCTGTCGAATCTGAAATCGCATCTGACCAGGCCCGATTGGTCGAGCGATGCACCGACAAAATCTATCTTCTCTTTGATGAAATTGAAGATCGCCTATCCGAAGGATTTGGCATGTTGGGACTTTTATCGCTCTCCATGGGCCTTTTGGGCACAGTGATTGGCATGATAGACGCCTTCAAAATTTTAGAAGACACCATGAAAGTCGGCGAAGGCCCAGCTCAAACCCAGCTCAAAATGGCGCATTATATCAACTTTGCCCTCGTCACCACAGCTATTGGATTTCTCGGACGCATTCTATCCATGATCCTCATACGCAAAACCAAAGCCCGCAGCCTGCAACATCGGGCGCGCATGCTCAACCTTGTTCAGCACTTTTATCAGATAGATACAGGCGAGAGAAAAGAAATAGGAGATTGA